One window from the genome of Paenibacillus azoreducens encodes:
- a CDS encoding NAD(P)/FAD-dependent oxidoreductase, with the protein MPDAVVIGGGLAGSSLAIRLAHLGWKTLLLDRQTFPRHKACGEFLSPETQGIFKKLGVLELLEELNPARIVNTRIGFRHGGLVEAKLDEPAWGLSRYALDTVMLQAAEDAGVSVCTGTSVSSVVAETGGFRIGIRSGGFSEVLHARTVYAAWGAHPRTDLIAKAPGLGGKGRQAYIGLKAHFSGIRLDEAVELYFTRGGYVGISSVENGLANVAALLPLEWARGKGNSVSELLKSAAAENKRLSERLSGGLILPDTQVSCAPVHLSAKCHAWGIIPQVGDAGAMIPPLFGDGMSSALRSAIRCASYGDRFLRGMISMDAWKTAYRSDMHKEYAAILRWGHLLQTLGHMPVVPRIWTAGTRLFPQLARFMVRATRLNGKTPLL; encoded by the coding sequence ATGCCTGACGCAGTGGTAATTGGGGGAGGCCTGGCCGGGAGCAGTCTGGCGATCCGCCTCGCGCACCTCGGATGGAAAACCTTGTTGCTGGATCGTCAAACTTTTCCGCGCCATAAAGCTTGCGGCGAATTCCTGTCGCCGGAAACCCAAGGGATATTCAAGAAGCTTGGCGTTCTGGAGCTGCTAGAAGAATTAAACCCTGCGCGAATCGTGAATACGCGTATCGGATTCAGGCATGGCGGGCTTGTCGAAGCGAAGCTGGACGAACCTGCATGGGGCCTTAGCCGCTATGCCTTGGATACCGTGATGCTGCAGGCGGCGGAAGATGCCGGGGTGTCTGTATGCACGGGCACATCGGTTTCCAGCGTTGTCGCCGAAACAGGAGGTTTCCGAATCGGAATCCGAAGCGGCGGCTTCTCTGAAGTGCTGCATGCCCGAACCGTTTATGCGGCTTGGGGCGCGCATCCGCGCACAGATCTGATTGCTAAAGCGCCTGGACTGGGAGGTAAAGGAAGGCAGGCCTATATTGGGCTTAAAGCCCATTTCAGCGGCATACGTCTTGACGAAGCCGTAGAGCTTTATTTTACTCGCGGCGGTTATGTCGGAATATCATCGGTGGAGAACGGGCTGGCGAATGTTGCAGCGCTTTTGCCGCTTGAGTGGGCACGAGGGAAAGGCAACTCCGTATCGGAGCTTTTAAAATCAGCTGCGGCGGAGAACAAACGCTTATCGGAGAGACTGAGCGGAGGACTTATATTGCCTGATACCCAGGTGTCATGCGCACCCGTTCACTTATCTGCCAAATGTCATGCCTGGGGCATTATTCCCCAAGTGGGCGATGCAGGCGCGATGATCCCGCCGTTATTCGGAGACGGAATGTCATCCGCGCTTCGTTCCGCAATCAGATGCGCTTCTTATGGAGATCGCTTTCTCCGGGGCATGATATCGATGGATGCCTGGAAGACGGCCTACCGCTCAGATATGCATAAGGAATACGCCGCCATATTACGGTGGGGACATTTATTGCAGACCCTCGGCCATATGCCGGTCGTCCCGCGAATATGGACAGCCGGAACCCGGCTATTTCCGCAGCTGGCCAGATTTATGGTTCGGGCAACCCGGTTAAACGGGAAAACTCCGCTGCTATAA
- a CDS encoding MMPL family transporter → MGKMEIHFIKRFPGMILLCWTAFFVVFGSLSVQLPSAVQGPGLYTHGASHEVQKILEERLGILPEPIIILFNKQAEVKQTMFEQAIGNTLHSIGRLNGMTFLMSPLDHPELMNDDAAYALIGFGNSPEQQQAISKQIRRLLPESEGISVQLTGKTIIQEDVNKSSMHDFMVAERIGIPAAFIILLLAFGGILYALIPVLMGLLTVSAAMGLTVVISRIWGLELSNFILNVIPMTGLALSLDFAFIITSRFREEMGKGANPEEALRATLSTAGRAVYFSAVCVACGLIGVSFIPMPMFESAALCSLIVVILAAAINLSLVPALLVLMSPLIRRSRSAVKLPGPSYKLWLFWADRVMRRPLQVMGAAGLMLLVLLLPAFGLVTEVPDASSLPAAAESRQAEETIRARFQMEGKSEVLAVLLAAGNSFTQTELQAASDWFKEVNHDVSVISVKPLSGLRSGQSNESALGDLAVFRITLTGKPGSAEVHQWLRDAEQKAARSGVRIWLGGEAKSIQEVKDAVAHSLPNMLGFIAISNLLVLLMAFRSFLIPLKAFMMNILSILASFGVLVLVFQTGSTGLPPEKIAIMVPVFVFGLVFGVSMDYGVFLLSRMSEAFEETGDADEAIRRGMAATGKIITSAAAILIAVTLPFAFGEVVGVRQLGVGIASAVLIDVTLIRLLLVPSLMRLLGHLNWWMPRWLLLLLPNQRRN, encoded by the coding sequence ATGGGAAAAATGGAGATTCACTTCATTAAACGCTTTCCGGGTATGATCTTGTTATGCTGGACAGCGTTTTTTGTTGTTTTCGGATCTTTGTCCGTCCAGCTTCCGTCCGCCGTTCAAGGTCCCGGTTTATACACGCATGGAGCCTCGCATGAGGTTCAGAAGATTTTGGAGGAACGCTTGGGCATCCTTCCCGAACCGATCATCATACTCTTTAATAAGCAAGCCGAAGTGAAACAAACCATGTTTGAACAAGCTATAGGCAATACGCTGCATAGCATAGGCCGGTTGAACGGCATGACGTTCTTGATGTCACCGCTGGACCATCCGGAGCTTATGAACGATGATGCCGCTTATGCCCTGATCGGGTTCGGGAATTCTCCGGAACAACAGCAGGCAATTTCCAAGCAAATTCGCCGTCTGCTGCCGGAATCGGAGGGCATTAGCGTCCAGCTTACCGGTAAAACGATCATCCAGGAGGATGTGAACAAATCGAGCATGCATGATTTTATGGTGGCGGAACGCATAGGGATTCCGGCGGCCTTCATCATTCTGCTGCTCGCTTTTGGAGGCATTTTATATGCCCTCATTCCAGTACTTATGGGATTGCTGACTGTTTCCGCCGCAATGGGACTGACGGTGGTCATCAGCCGTATTTGGGGTTTGGAGCTGTCCAACTTCATCCTGAATGTCATCCCAATGACGGGTCTTGCGCTCAGCCTTGATTTTGCTTTCATCATCACCAGCCGTTTCCGGGAGGAGATGGGCAAGGGCGCCAACCCGGAGGAAGCGCTCCGCGCCACATTAAGTACCGCCGGCAGGGCGGTTTATTTTTCAGCGGTTTGCGTGGCATGCGGGTTAATAGGCGTCTCCTTCATTCCGATGCCGATGTTTGAAAGCGCAGCCTTATGCTCGCTCATTGTTGTCATTTTGGCGGCCGCGATCAACCTTAGCTTGGTTCCGGCACTGCTTGTATTGATGTCGCCGCTCATCAGACGAAGCCGCAGCGCAGTAAAATTGCCCGGGCCCAGCTATAAGTTGTGGTTATTCTGGGCTGACCGGGTCATGCGAAGGCCGCTGCAGGTGATGGGGGCCGCCGGCCTTATGCTTCTCGTTTTGCTCCTGCCGGCGTTTGGGCTGGTCACAGAAGTTCCGGATGCAAGTTCACTTCCGGCGGCTGCCGAATCCAGACAGGCCGAAGAGACGATCCGAGCCCGTTTTCAGATGGAAGGAAAGTCGGAAGTGCTCGCCGTACTCCTAGCGGCAGGAAATTCATTCACGCAGACAGAGCTGCAGGCAGCTTCCGATTGGTTCAAAGAAGTGAATCATGATGTTTCCGTCATCAGCGTCAAACCATTGTCAGGGCTGCGGAGCGGCCAATCAAATGAATCGGCATTAGGGGACCTTGCTGTATTCCGAATTACATTAACGGGCAAGCCAGGCTCTGCGGAAGTCCATCAGTGGCTGCGGGATGCTGAACAAAAAGCTGCCCGCTCAGGGGTCCGCATTTGGCTTGGCGGAGAAGCCAAATCCATACAGGAAGTCAAAGATGCAGTTGCGCATTCACTTCCCAATATGCTGGGATTTATCGCTATTTCCAATCTATTGGTACTGTTGATGGCTTTCCGTTCGTTCCTGATCCCGCTAAAAGCATTTATGATGAATATACTCAGCATCTTGGCTTCTTTTGGCGTGTTGGTATTGGTGTTTCAAACGGGGAGCACCGGCCTGCCACCGGAGAAGATCGCCATTATGGTGCCGGTATTCGTTTTTGGTCTGGTATTTGGCGTAAGCATGGATTATGGAGTGTTTTTACTGTCGAGGATGTCTGAAGCATTTGAGGAAACAGGGGATGCTGATGAAGCGATCCGCCGTGGCATGGCCGCGACGGGAAAGATTATTACTTCGGCGGCGGCCATTCTCATAGCGGTTACATTACCGTTTGCATTCGGCGAGGTGGTAGGAGTCAGGCAGCTTGGCGTCGGAATTGCATCTGCCGTTCTGATCGATGTGACCTTGATTAGGCTGCTGCTGGTTCCATCGCTGATGAGGCTGCTTGGGCATTTGAACTGGTGGATGCCGCGCTGGCTCCTTTTACTGCTTCCGAACCAGCGCCGAAATTGA
- the coaA gene encoding type I pantothenate kinase translates to MNNTYSPYYEFDRTAWAMSRDLPPLSISEEEFEKLKGLNEKISIEEVTKVYLPLARLIHLYATTFMQLQSKMNSFFNTPTPKAPFVIGIAGSVAVGKSTAARLLQTLLSRWPEHSKVDLVTTDGFLYPNDVLEAKGIMNRKGFPESYDINKLMHFISSVKSGEPALHVPVYSHLTYDVLNDRTQLVDQPDILIVEGINVLQVNTQEPTFVSDFFDFSIYIDADEQDIRNWYIERFQMLRDTAFKDPRSYFRKYASISKEEAARTAEKIWEDINAKNLHENILPTKERARLIIKKGSDHHIDQVLLRK, encoded by the coding sequence ATGAACAATACATATTCCCCGTATTATGAATTTGACCGGACTGCATGGGCCATGTCCCGCGATCTTCCTCCCCTTTCCATTTCGGAGGAAGAATTCGAGAAATTAAAGGGGTTAAACGAAAAAATTTCGATCGAAGAAGTGACGAAGGTGTATCTTCCACTGGCTCGGCTTATTCATTTGTACGCGACTACCTTTATGCAGCTTCAATCGAAAATGAATTCTTTCTTCAACACGCCTACGCCCAAGGCTCCGTTTGTCATCGGGATTGCCGGCAGCGTTGCGGTAGGCAAAAGCACGGCTGCCAGACTGCTGCAAACGCTGTTGTCGCGCTGGCCGGAACATTCCAAGGTCGATTTGGTGACAACCGACGGCTTCCTGTACCCCAACGATGTGCTTGAAGCCAAAGGCATTATGAACCGCAAAGGCTTTCCTGAAAGCTATGATATCAACAAGCTGATGCATTTTATCAGCAGCGTCAAGTCGGGAGAGCCGGCCCTGCATGTTCCTGTATATTCCCACTTGACTTATGACGTGCTGAACGACCGGACACAGCTTGTGGATCAGCCGGATATTTTGATCGTGGAAGGCATCAACGTGCTGCAGGTGAATACGCAGGAGCCGACTTTCGTCAGCGATTTTTTTGATTTTTCTATCTACATCGATGCGGACGAACAAGATATCCGCAATTGGTATATTGAAAGATTTCAAATGCTCCGGGATACGGCCTTTAAGGATCCCCGCTCCTATTTTCGCAAATATGCGTCGATCTCCAAGGAAGAAGCCGCTCGTACGGCGGAGAAAATTTGGGAGGATATCAACGCCAAAAACTTGCATGAAAATATTTTGCCAACGAAGGAACGTGCCCGACTCATCATCAAAAAAGGTTCTGATCATCATATCGATCAGGTGCTGCTCCGCAAGTAA
- a CDS encoding sugar-binding transcriptional regulator, translating to MDIEKQRLSIEAARLYYQSDFSQQEIAQRLGVSRPTVSRLLQFAKEQGYVKIDIVDPHEDLNVLSKKLQSKFGLDTVQVCYSPLNTYEEIKKHVAKRTAEYLIETVQDKDIIGVTWGTTMYAVARQLEPQNVKGVEVVQLKGGVSHSHVNTYAAETVNLFAEAFNTVARYLPLPVIFDNTDVKRIVEEDRHISRIIELGKQANIAVFTVGTVKEDALLFRLGYFNEDEQNLLKKNGVGDICSRFFDKNGNICSEEINNRTVGIDLPELRKKDKSILVAGGQRKVEAIKAALAGKYANILVTDQFTAQSLLA from the coding sequence ATGGATATCGAAAAACAACGGTTATCGATTGAAGCAGCAAGACTTTACTACCAGTCGGATTTCAGCCAGCAGGAGATCGCGCAGCGGCTTGGCGTGTCCCGGCCAACGGTGTCCCGCCTGCTGCAGTTTGCGAAGGAACAGGGTTACGTCAAAATCGATATCGTAGATCCGCATGAGGATTTGAACGTGCTGTCTAAGAAACTGCAGAGCAAATTTGGATTGGATACGGTTCAGGTATGTTATTCGCCGCTGAACACATATGAAGAGATCAAAAAGCATGTTGCCAAACGGACGGCAGAATATCTGATCGAGACGGTCCAGGACAAAGACATAATTGGCGTGACTTGGGGGACGACCATGTATGCGGTTGCCCGGCAGCTTGAACCCCAAAACGTTAAAGGCGTCGAGGTCGTCCAGCTCAAAGGAGGCGTCAGCCATTCCCACGTCAATACGTATGCGGCGGAAACCGTGAACCTGTTTGCGGAAGCCTTTAATACCGTTGCCAGATATTTGCCGCTGCCGGTCATTTTCGATAATACGGATGTCAAACGGATCGTTGAAGAGGACAGGCATATCAGCCGGATTATCGAGCTTGGCAAACAAGCCAATATCGCGGTTTTTACGGTAGGAACGGTGAAAGAAGACGCACTCTTGTTTAGATTGGGTTATTTTAATGAAGACGAGCAGAATTTACTCAAAAAGAACGGGGTAGGGGATATTTGCTCCCGCTTTTTTGATAAAAACGGCAATATTTGCAGCGAGGAAATAAACAACCGTACGGTTGGCATCGATCTGCCTGAGCTCCGGAAAAAGGATAAGTCTATTTTGGTGGCGGGCGGGCAGCGCAAGGTCGAGGCAATCAAGGCTGCTTTGGCCGGGAAATACGCCAACATTTTGGTGACGGATCAATTTACTGCGCAATCCTTGTTAGCTTGA
- the deoC gene encoding deoxyribose-phosphate aldolase codes for MANQSDLAGMIDHTLLRADATQSELAKLTEEAKKYEFASVCVNPTWVKYAAEQLQGTKVKVCTVIGFPLGATTSDVKAFETKNAIENGAGEVDMVINIGALKDKQDDFVEQDIKAVVDAAAGKALVKVIIETCLLSDEEKERACRLAVKAGADFVKTSTGFSTGGATPEDVRLMRQTVGPNVGVKASGGVRSLEDMNKMIEAGANRIGASSGVKIMEGGQAAGSY; via the coding sequence ATGGCTAATCAGTCTGATCTTGCGGGCATGATCGATCATACGTTGCTTCGCGCAGACGCTACGCAAAGCGAACTCGCCAAATTAACCGAGGAAGCGAAGAAATACGAATTTGCTTCTGTATGCGTAAACCCGACATGGGTAAAATACGCGGCCGAGCAACTACAAGGAACGAAGGTAAAAGTATGTACCGTCATCGGCTTCCCACTGGGAGCAACAACTTCTGACGTCAAAGCATTCGAAACCAAAAATGCGATTGAAAATGGCGCCGGCGAAGTCGATATGGTGATCAACATCGGTGCATTGAAAGACAAGCAGGATGATTTCGTAGAGCAGGACATTAAAGCCGTGGTTGATGCCGCAGCAGGCAAAGCGCTTGTCAAAGTGATCATTGAAACTTGCCTGCTTAGTGACGAGGAAAAAGAGCGTGCTTGCCGTTTGGCGGTAAAAGCGGGAGCCGATTTCGTAAAAACGTCCACGGGATTTTCGACCGGAGGCGCTACGCCTGAAGATGTACGGTTGATGCGTCAGACGGTTGGTCCGAATGTTGGAGTTAAAGCTTCCGGCGGCGTCCGCAGCCTCGAAGACATGAACAAAATGATCGAAGCCGGCGCAAACCGGATCGGTGCAAGCTCCGGCGTTAAGATTATGGAAGGCGGACAGGCTGCAGGTTCTTATTAA
- a CDS encoding NupC/NupG family nucleoside CNT transporter, which translates to MKYLIAVLGLLVVFALSFVASNNKRGIRYRPIIVMVILQLILAFFLLNTVVGTVLIKGFSDIFNNLLLYAAEGINFVFGGIANEGQAPFFLNVLLPIIFISALIGILQYVKILPIIIRFIGLVLSKINGMGKLESYNAVASAILGQSEVFISVKKQIGLLPKHRLYTLCASAMSTVSMSIVGAYMTMIDPKYVVTALVLNLFGGFIIASILNPYKVTPEEDQLQVQEDGEKQSFFEMLGEYIMDGFKVAITVAAMLIGFVALIAMINGIFNGIFGITFQEMLGYVFAPFAFVMGVPWKEAVDAGSIMATKMVSNEFVAMLDLGKHTAMSARATGIVSVFLVSFANFSSIGIIAGAVKGLHEKQGNVVARFGLKLLYGATLVSVLSATIAGVFL; encoded by the coding sequence ATGAAATATTTGATTGCGGTATTAGGTTTACTCGTCGTGTTTGCACTGTCATTCGTTGCCAGCAATAACAAACGTGGTATTCGCTATCGCCCCATTATCGTGATGGTTATCCTGCAGCTGATTCTGGCATTTTTCTTGCTGAATACGGTTGTCGGAACCGTGCTGATTAAAGGATTTTCCGATATATTCAACAATTTGCTTTTATATGCGGCTGAAGGCATCAATTTCGTCTTTGGCGGCATTGCGAATGAGGGACAAGCTCCGTTCTTCCTGAATGTGCTGCTGCCGATTATCTTCATCTCGGCCCTGATCGGGATTTTGCAGTATGTCAAGATACTTCCGATTATTATTCGTTTCATTGGACTTGTGCTCAGCAAAATTAACGGCATGGGCAAGCTTGAATCTTACAATGCCGTTGCGTCGGCCATTTTGGGCCAATCCGAAGTGTTCATCTCCGTCAAAAAGCAAATCGGACTTTTGCCGAAGCATCGTTTATATACCCTTTGCGCCTCGGCCATGTCCACAGTGTCGATGTCGATTGTCGGCGCCTACATGACGATGATCGATCCCAAATATGTCGTTACGGCACTGGTATTGAACCTGTTTGGCGGTTTTATCATCGCATCCATCCTGAACCCGTATAAAGTTACTCCTGAAGAGGATCAGCTGCAGGTACAGGAGGATGGCGAGAAGCAATCTTTCTTTGAAATGCTTGGCGAGTATATTATGGACGGCTTTAAAGTTGCCATCACCGTTGCGGCGATGCTGATCGGTTTCGTGGCGCTGATCGCCATGATCAACGGCATCTTTAACGGCATCTTCGGCATTACGTTCCAGGAAATGCTGGGATACGTATTCGCACCGTTTGCATTTGTAATGGGTGTGCCTTGGAAGGAAGCTGTCGACGCGGGCAGCATCATGGCAACCAAAATGGTGTCCAACGAATTTGTCGCTATGCTGGATTTGGGCAAACATACCGCCATGTCCGCACGGGCAACCGGCATCGTATCCGTCTTCCTGGTCTCGTTTGCGAACTTCTCTTCGATCGGCATCATTGCCGGCGCTGTGAAAGGGCTGCATGAAAAGCAGGGGAATGTCGTCGCACGTTTCGGTCTTAAGTTGCTGTATGGAGCAACGCTTGTCAGCGTTCTATCCGCAACGATTGCCGGCGTGTTTCTATAA
- the deoB gene encoding phosphopentomutase, translated as MAEFKRVHLIVMDSVGIGEAPDAAQFDDFDVDTLGHIARERGGLKMPNMGKLGLSNIREIQGIEKADKPLAYYTKMQEKSAGKDTMTGHWEIMGLYIDTPFRVFPDGFPDELIQRIEAKTGRKVIGNKPASGTAIIDELGEEQMKTGALIVYTSADSVLQIAAHEDVIPLKELYEICEFCREITLDDPYMLGRIIARPYVGQPGSFKRTANRHDYALKPFERTVMNEMKDAGLDVVAIGKISDIYDGEGVTKAIRTVSNMDGMDKLIATMDEDFTGLSFLNLVDFDAMYGHRRDPQGYGQALDDYDARLPEVFAKMTDDDLLVITADHGNDPTYRGTDHTREYVPLLVYSPRFKNGGSELPLRKTFADIGATVAENFGVKMPEYGTSFLKDLK; from the coding sequence ATGGCAGAATTTAAACGCGTACACTTGATCGTAATGGACTCGGTAGGGATCGGCGAAGCGCCGGATGCCGCCCAATTTGATGATTTTGACGTGGATACGCTGGGGCATATCGCCAGAGAACGCGGCGGATTGAAGATGCCGAACATGGGTAAGCTCGGGCTTTCCAACATCCGTGAAATTCAGGGCATTGAAAAAGCGGATAAGCCGCTTGCGTATTATACGAAAATGCAGGAGAAATCCGCAGGCAAAGATACTATGACAGGCCATTGGGAAATCATGGGGCTTTACATTGATACGCCGTTCCGCGTATTCCCGGACGGATTTCCGGATGAACTGATCCAGCGAATTGAAGCCAAAACCGGCCGCAAAGTCATCGGCAACAAGCCGGCAAGCGGCACCGCCATTATTGACGAACTTGGCGAAGAGCAAATGAAAACGGGGGCGCTGATCGTTTATACATCCGCCGACTCCGTACTGCAAATTGCCGCTCATGAAGATGTGATTCCGCTGAAGGAACTATATGAAATTTGTGAGTTCTGCCGCGAAATTACGTTGGATGATCCATATATGCTCGGCCGTATTATCGCTCGCCCTTACGTAGGCCAACCGGGTTCATTCAAACGCACCGCCAACCGTCACGACTATGCATTGAAACCTTTTGAACGAACGGTTATGAACGAGATGAAGGATGCGGGTCTTGATGTGGTTGCCATCGGCAAAATTTCCGACATTTATGATGGGGAAGGGGTTACCAAAGCCATCCGCACGGTGTCGAACATGGACGGCATGGACAAATTGATCGCCACGATGGATGAGGATTTCACGGGTCTTAGCTTCCTCAATCTGGTGGACTTCGACGCAATGTACGGACACCGCCGCGATCCGCAGGGATACGGACAAGCGCTTGATGATTACGATGCGCGCTTGCCTGAAGTATTTGCGAAAATGACTGATGATGACCTTCTGGTCATCACGGCCGACCATGGCAATGATCCAACGTACCGGGGTACGGATCATACCCGTGAATATGTGCCTCTGCTCGTATATTCGCCGCGCTTCAAAAACGGCGGCAGCGAACTTCCGCTGCGGAAGACTTTTGCGGATATCGGCGCGACCGTAGCCGAAAACTTTGGTGTGAAAATGCCGGAATACGGAACAAGCTTCCTTAAAGATTTGAAGTAA
- the deoD gene encoding purine-nucleoside phosphorylase, with protein MSTHIGAKAGEIAETILIPGDPLRAKYIAETYLQDVICYNEVRGMLGFTGTYKGKRISVQGSGMGIPSISIYVNELINEYGVKNLMRVGTCGSMQKDVHVRDVILAQASCTDSGANRHYFGGYDFSPIASFQLLKTAYEKGVEKGLKLHVGNVFSSDIFYRDDKSVVEKLMQHGILGVEMETTALYTLAAKFGVNALTLLTVSDHLLTGEETSAEERQTTFNDMMEVALETAITL; from the coding sequence ATGAGCACTCATATTGGAGCAAAAGCTGGAGAAATTGCGGAAACGATTCTTATCCCTGGGGATCCGCTGCGGGCGAAATACATTGCGGAAACATATTTGCAGGATGTCATTTGTTATAACGAAGTCAGAGGCATGCTTGGTTTTACGGGAACTTATAAAGGAAAACGTATTTCTGTGCAAGGTTCCGGCATGGGCATCCCATCCATCAGCATCTATGTTAACGAATTGATCAATGAATACGGCGTGAAAAACCTGATGCGTGTCGGTACTTGCGGCAGTATGCAAAAAGACGTGCATGTGCGCGACGTTATTCTTGCTCAAGCATCCTGTACGGATTCTGGAGCGAACCGCCACTACTTCGGAGGATATGACTTCTCGCCGATCGCCAGCTTCCAACTGCTGAAAACCGCATATGAAAAAGGCGTGGAAAAAGGCTTGAAGCTGCATGTCGGCAATGTATTCAGTTCCGATATTTTCTACCGCGACGATAAATCGGTTGTTGAAAAGCTGATGCAGCACGGCATTCTCGGCGTCGAGATGGAAACGACCGCTCTATATACTCTGGCTGCCAAATTTGGGGTTAATGCATTGACTTTGCTCACCGTAAGCGATCACCTGCTGACAGGGGAAGAAACAAGTGCGGAAGAACGTCAAACTACCTTTAACGACATGATGGAAGTAGCTTTGGAAACAGCAATTACATTATAA
- a CDS encoding pyrimidine-nucleoside phosphorylase, with translation MRMVDLIEKKRDGGELTTEEINFIIEGYTKGEIPDYQVSALAMAIFFKDMTQRERADLTMAIVNSGDTIDLSEIEGIKVDKHSTGGVGDTTTLVLAPLVAALDIPVAKMSGRGLGHTGGTIDKLESIEGFHVEIEREEFVELVNKHKIAVIGQTGNLTPADKKLYALRDVTGTVNSIALIASSIMSKKIAAGSDAIVLDVKTGAGAFMKTVDDAKELAHAMVSIGNNVGRKTMAVISDMSQPLGFAIGNALEVKEAIDTLKGQGPKDLEELCLALGRQMVFLANKADSLEEAEEMLKEVIKNGKALNKFKEFIQNQGGNPDVVDHPEKLPQAKYLIEVPAKEDGVVAEIVADEIGTAAMWLGAGRATKESEIDLAVGLMLNKKIGDPVKKGESLVTIHANRENVDDVMNKIYENIRIADHAEAPVLVHGIITE, from the coding sequence ATGAGAATGGTCGACTTGATTGAAAAGAAACGTGACGGCGGAGAACTGACAACTGAAGAAATCAATTTCATCATAGAAGGCTATACCAAAGGGGAAATTCCGGATTATCAGGTGAGTGCCCTCGCGATGGCAATTTTCTTTAAAGATATGACGCAACGCGAACGCGCGGATTTGACGATGGCAATCGTAAACTCCGGCGATACGATCGACTTGTCCGAGATCGAAGGCATTAAAGTAGATAAGCACTCTACAGGCGGCGTAGGCGACACGACGACCCTGGTGCTTGCTCCTCTGGTAGCGGCTTTGGATATTCCGGTTGCCAAAATGTCCGGCCGCGGTTTGGGACATACAGGTGGAACGATCGACAAGCTTGAATCTATCGAAGGGTTCCACGTTGAAATCGAACGCGAAGAATTCGTTGAACTGGTCAACAAACATAAAATCGCGGTTATTGGTCAAACCGGCAACCTGACGCCTGCAGACAAGAAGCTGTATGCCCTTCGCGACGTCACAGGCACGGTTAACTCCATCGCTTTGATTGCAAGCTCGATCATGAGTAAAAAAATCGCTGCCGGTTCCGACGCCATTGTGCTTGACGTTAAAACAGGGGCTGGCGCGTTCATGAAAACCGTTGACGATGCCAAAGAATTGGCTCACGCCATGGTAAGCATCGGCAACAATGTCGGACGCAAAACGATGGCGGTCATTTCCGATATGAGCCAGCCGCTTGGATTTGCGATCGGCAATGCGCTTGAAGTCAAAGAAGCAATCGATACTTTGAAAGGCCAAGGTCCGAAGGATCTGGAAGAGCTTTGCTTGGCACTGGGACGCCAAATGGTGTTCCTGGCAAACAAAGCAGACTCCCTGGAAGAAGCGGAAGAGATGCTGAAGGAAGTTATCAAAAACGGCAAAGCGCTCAATAAATTCAAGGAGTTCATCCAAAATCAGGGCGGCAACCCTGATGTGGTGGATCATCCTGAAAAACTCCCGCAAGCGAAATATCTCATTGAAGTTCCTGCAAAGGAAGACGGCGTTGTAGCGGAAATCGTTGCCGACGAGATCGGAACAGCAGCGATGTGGCTCGGAGCCGGACGTGCAACCAAAGAATCGGAAATCGATTTGGCTGTAGGCCTCATGCTCAATAAAAAAATCGGCGATCCGGTGAAAAAAGGCGAATCCCTTGTCACCATTCACGCTAACCGTGAAAACGTGGACGATGTAATGAACAAAATCTACGAAAACATCCGTATCGCCGATCATGCAGAAGCGCCAGTGCTGGTGCATGGCATCATTACGGAGTAA
- a CDS encoding DUF4190 domain-containing protein, which yields MDPNGQYNQFQQVPSMQPPKTNGKAIAALVLGILSIVSPWFGVILGIIAIVFASLALRDIKSKHEGGRGLAIGGLVCGIVSIVLYGIMILIVAVNFVVPQ from the coding sequence TTGGATCCAAACGGACAATATAATCAGTTTCAGCAAGTCCCCTCTATGCAGCCTCCCAAAACCAACGGGAAAGCCATCGCTGCGCTTGTGCTTGGTATCCTCAGCATTGTCTCTCCATGGTTTGGCGTTATTCTCGGCATCATTGCGATCGTTTTCGCAAGCCTTGCTTTAAGAGATATTAAAAGCAAACATGAAGGCGGGCGCGGCCTTGCAATTGGCGGATTGGTGTGCGGTATTGTATCCATCGTGTTGTATGGCATTATGATTTTAATCGTGGCGGTTAATTTCGTTGTCCCTCAATAA